TAGTTGCCGCAACTGATAGTGCAACACCGCCCAGGAACCAAGTACCGCCAGCATGGACGAAATCATCAATAGCAAAATAAACTCCGAGAAACTCAAAAACAGTAAGTCGAATGAACTGTTATACAAGGTCGATAGTTTCTCCACCGGCGTTTCCAGGATCAACAGCATGATCGTCATGATCAGCCAGCCGAGAAAACCCGAGATAAAACCCAGCCAAAAGCCGGTATACAAAAACGGCCGTTGAATAAAAGCATGGGTAGCGCCGACCAGTTTGGAAATAAACACTTCGTCCTGGCGATTCTGCAACTCCAGACGAATGGTATTGCCGGTAATGAAGGTTACCGCGAAACCCAGTAGCAGACTGACTAACATCACACCGCGGCTGGCAATCAGCATGATGGTTTGCAAGCGCGCCACCCATTGCATATCCACCTGCACGAAATCGACTTGCGGGAATTGTTTAAAATCGGACATCAGTTTCTCGATGTCTTCGTTGCTTTCCAGCGCATTTTTCGGCACTACTTGAATCACGCTCGGCAAGGGATTGCGTTCCAGCGCATTCAACGCATCGCTGAAACCGCTATTGGCTTTGAACTCCTCCAGCGCCTGTTTCTTGCTGATAAATTTAACTTCCATGACGCTACCGTTTTGCTGGATTTGCTCGGCGAGCTTCTGGCCGGCAGCGTCGGTAATGTTGTCGTGCAAAAACAAGGACATCTGATTGCTGGACTCCAGATTGCCGGTCAATTGCTGGATGTTAGCGACCACGATATAAAAACTGCTGGCCAAGGAAATGGCGATGGCCAATACCAGAATGGTCATGGTGGAAGTAAAAGGCGTGCGGCTCAGCCGGCCTAGACTGGAGAACAGTCCATGGGCATGGTTGAGCATATAGGCATGGAATAATTCCAGCAGCCTGCTACCGGTTTGTCTGCGGTGATTGCGTTTCATCGTCAACTCGCTATCAAATGGCCTTTATCGAGCGTCAATACTCGATGGCCGAGATGATTAATCAACTCTATATCGTGGCTGGCTATCAACACCGTCACCCCGACCTGTTTGAATTGCTCGAACATGAACATCACTTCGGCGGACAGATCCGGGTCCAAGTTGCCCGTCGGCTCGTCGGCCAGAATTAATTTAGGTTTATTGACAATGGCTCGGGCGATACCTACGCGCTGTTGTTCCCCACCGGACAGAGCCAAGGGATGTTTCCTTTCCTTGCCTAACAGACCCACTTTATCCAAGGATGCCCGCACCCGCCGCGCCACTTCCTGATGGTTATAACCCGAGACCACCAATGGCAGGGCCACGTTATCGAATACCGTTCTATCGTTCAGCAGTTTGTAATCCTGAAAAATAAGGCCCAGATTACGACGCATGTAGGGAATCTTCCGTTCGCCGATGCGCGTAATATCCTGGCCATCCAGCAACACGCTGCCGCGCGTGCATTGCTCCATCATCGCGATCAACTTCAGCAAGGTACTTTTACCGGCACCGGAACGGCCGGTTAAAAATGCCATTTCGCCGCGATGCAAATGAAAGCTGACATCGGTCAAGGCTTCGCCGGCATCGGGATAGCGTTTGCTTACGTGTTCGAATCTCAACATGGTATCTGGCTACTGCGCATCACTCTTGAACAAACAGGGCATCGACGAAGGTTTGCG
The window above is part of the Methylomonas sp. ZR1 genome. Proteins encoded here:
- the ftsE gene encoding cell division ATP-binding protein FtsE, translating into MLRFEHVSKRYPDAGEALTDVSFHLHRGEMAFLTGRSGAGKSTLLKLIAMMEQCTRGSVLLDGQDITRIGERKIPYMRRNLGLIFQDYKLLNDRTVFDNVALPLVVSGYNHQEVARRVRASLDKVGLLGKERKHPLALSGGEQQRVGIARAIVNKPKLILADEPTGNLDPDLSAEVMFMFEQFKQVGVTVLIASHDIELINHLGHRVLTLDKGHLIAS
- the ftsX gene encoding permease-like cell division protein FtsX, yielding MKRNHRRQTGSRLLELFHAYMLNHAHGLFSSLGRLSRTPFTSTMTILVLAIAISLASSFYIVVANIQQLTGNLESSNQMSLFLHDNITDAAGQKLAEQIQQNGSVMEVKFISKKQALEEFKANSGFSDALNALERNPLPSVIQVVPKNALESNEDIEKLMSDFKQFPQVDFVQVDMQWVARLQTIMLIASRGVMLVSLLLGFAVTFITGNTIRLELQNRQDEVFISKLVGATHAFIQRPFLYTGFWLGFISGFLGWLIMTIMLLILETPVEKLSTLYNSSFDLLFLSFSEFILLLMISSMLAVLGSWAVLHYQLRQLKPQ